In Patescibacteria group bacterium, one DNA window encodes the following:
- a CDS encoding HAD hydrolase-like protein produces the protein MIKTIIFDIDGMIIKREMYFSQYYSQKFKVPIEKMLPFYNNKFQLCLIGKADLKKEIAKYLNQWKWKKSVDDFLLLWFKYESNLDNKVLESIKKLRKKKINCYIGTDNEKYRVNYLLNNLKLAKYFDGIFASSKIGYQKSQQEFWSQVYKSLKQPNKSEILFWDDDPKNVKSAQDFGFNAKVYTNFSDYENKIKLLINI, from the coding sequence ATGATAAAAACTATTATCTTTGATATTGATGGAATGATTATTAAGAGAGAAATGTATTTTAGCCAATATTACTCACAAAAATTCAAAGTTCCTATAGAAAAAATGCTTCCATTTTATAATAATAAATTTCAACTTTGTTTAATTGGAAAAGCAGATCTAAAAAAAGAAATTGCCAAATATCTAAATCAATGGAAATGGAAAAAATCAGTCGATGATTTTCTCTTACTTTGGTTCAAATACGAAAGCAATCTAGATAATAAAGTTTTGGAAAGCATAAAAAAATTGAGAAAGAAAAAGATCAATTGTTATATTGGTACTGACAACGAAAAATATCGTGTCAACTATCTACTTAACAATCTGAAATTAGCAAAATATTTTGATGGAATTTTTGCTTCATCCAAAATTGGTTACCAAAAATCACAACAAGAATTTTGGTCACAAGTCTACAAAAGTCTTAAGCAACCTAACAAATCAGAAATCCTATTTTGGGACGATGATCCAAAAAACGTAAAGTCAGCACAAGATTTTGGCTTCAACGCTAAAGTCTATACTAACTTTTCAGATTACGAAAACAAAATAAAATTATTAATTAACATTTAA
- a CDS encoding ribonuclease J, with protein sequence MNNKFIPKLKIIPLGGLEEIGRNMTLIEYARDIIIIDMGLQFPEENMPGIDYIIPNIAYLKGKENYIRGVIITHGHFDHIGAIPHIMDRIGNPTIFTAKLTRAMIEKRQEEFDKKEKLSIYTISEQDQIQLGQFKVEFFKVNHNIPDGYGVIVHSPVGTIIHTGDFKFDPTPVGDMPANKEKLAKIGKQGVLALMSDSTGAENSGHSISEKTIMETLNKIISEAKGRIILATFSSLITRIQQVIFIAEKLGKKVAIEGFSMKTNVEICKKLGYLKTGKKILVSTKQALKLPKDKIIILCTGAQGEEAAVLMRIANQDHKEIEIEKGDSVIFSSSVIPGNERSVQRLKDNLTRLGADIFHYKMMDVHSSGHGFIDDLTEMITLTKPKYFIPVHGNHFLLKLHGDIARNTNIVKDPNIFVCDNGQIMEYQKQGETVVGELTKRKVPAGHVMVDGLGVGDVSNVVLRDRQAMAEDGMFVIILTMDGNTGKLVSDPDIISRGFVFMKESKRLIGQTKERIKKILIDHDPKTSSNDTYIRNKVRDQIGQFLFTRTQRRPMILPVIIEV encoded by the coding sequence ATGAACAATAAATTTATTCCAAAATTAAAAATTATTCCGCTAGGCGGATTAGAAGAAATAGGTCGAAATATGACCTTAATTGAATATGCAAGAGACATCATCATCATTGATATGGGCTTGCAATTCCCAGAAGAAAACATGCCTGGAATTGATTATATCATTCCAAACATCGCCTATTTGAAAGGCAAAGAAAATTATATTAGAGGCGTTATTATTACTCATGGTCATTTTGACCATATCGGCGCTATCCCTCACATCATGGATCGCATTGGCAACCCAACTATTTTTACTGCCAAATTAACAAGGGCAATGATTGAGAAACGCCAGGAAGAATTTGATAAAAAAGAAAAATTATCAATTTATACAATTTCAGAACAAGACCAAATTCAGCTTGGCCAATTTAAAGTTGAATTTTTTAAAGTCAATCACAACATTCCAGATGGCTATGGAGTAATCGTCCACTCGCCTGTCGGTACGATCATTCATACTGGCGATTTTAAATTTGATCCAACACCAGTTGGAGACATGCCAGCAAATAAAGAAAAATTAGCCAAAATTGGAAAACAAGGAGTTCTCGCATTAATGTCAGATAGCACTGGTGCTGAAAATTCAGGTCATTCCATTTCTGAAAAAACGATTATGGAAACATTAAACAAAATTATTTCTGAAGCAAAAGGCAGAATCATTTTAGCTACTTTTTCATCACTTATTACTCGTATTCAACAAGTTATTTTCATTGCTGAAAAATTAGGCAAAAAAGTTGCAATCGAAGGTTTTTCTATGAAAACAAATGTTGAAATCTGCAAAAAGCTAGGCTATTTAAAAACTGGCAAGAAAATTCTCGTCAGTACAAAACAAGCTTTGAAATTACCAAAAGATAAAATAATTATTTTATGCACTGGTGCTCAAGGTGAAGAAGCAGCTGTTCTAATGCGTATTGCCAATCAAGATCACAAAGAAATAGAAATCGAAAAAGGAGATTCTGTTATTTTTTCATCATCAGTAATTCCAGGAAATGAAAGAAGTGTTCAAAGATTAAAAGATAATTTGACTAGATTAGGTGCTGATATTTTTCATTACAAAATGATGGATGTCCATTCCAGCGGTCATGGTTTTATTGATGATCTAACAGAAATGATTACCTTAACCAAACCAAAATATTTTATTCCAGTTCATGGAAATCATTTCTTATTAAAATTACATGGCGATATTGCAAGAAACACAAATATCGTCAAAGATCCAAATATCTTTGTTTGCGACAATGGCCAAATCATGGAATATCAAAAACAAGGCGAAACAGTTGTCGGCGAATTAACAAAACGAAAAGTTCCAGCAGGACATGTTATGGTTGATGGACTTGGCGTCGGCGATGTTTCAAATGTTGTTTTAAGAGATCGTCAAGCTATGGCAGAAGATGGCATGTTCGTGATAATCTTAACTATGGATGGAAATACTGGAAAATTAGTCAGCGATCCAGATATCATCTCTCGTGGCTTTGTCTTTATGAAAGAATCAAAAAGATTAATTGGCCAGACCAAAGAAAGAATCAAAAAAATCTTAATTGATCATGATCCAAAGACTTCATCAAATGATACTTATATCAGAAATAAAGTCCGCGATCAAATTGGTCAATTCTTATTTACCAGAACTCAAAGAAGACCAATGATTCTTCCAGTCATCATCGAAGTTTAA